A window from Drosophila nasuta strain 15112-1781.00 chromosome 3, ASM2355853v1, whole genome shotgun sequence encodes these proteins:
- the LOC132794394 gene encoding transient receptor potential cation channel subfamily A member 1 isoform X2, translating into MTSDTEAPKREVVISSLRFLINGWVRGTELTSMGPLNLSNKWARILRMSSAPKIHVDEFMQAAESGNLDDFKRLYIADTTRITLKDGKGRTAAHQAAARNRVNILRYICDQRGDFNAKDNAGNTPLHIAVECDAYEALDYLLSIPVDTGVLNEKKQAPVHLATELNKVKSLRVMGQYRSVIDIQQGGEHGRTALHLAAIYDHEECARILITEFDACPRRPCNNGYYPIHEAAKNASSKTMEVFFQWGEQRGCTREEMISFYDSEGNVPLHSAVHGGDIKAVELCLKSGAKISTQQHDLSTPVHLACAQGAIEIVKLMFEMQPLEKRICLSCTDVQKMTPLHCASMFDHPDIVSYLVNEGAEINALDKEHRSPLLLAASRSGWKTVHLLIRLGASIDVKDAAARNVLHFVIMNGGRLTDFAEHVANCQTQQQLQLLLNEKDDMGCSPLHYASRDGHIRSLENLIRLGACINLKNNNNESPLHFAARYGRYNTVRQLLDSEKGSFIINESDGAGMTPLHIASQQGHTRVVQLLLNRGALLHRDHSGRNPLQLAAMSGYTETIELLHSVHSHLLDQVDKDGNTALHLATMENKPHAISVLMSMGCKLVYNVLDMSAIDYAIYYKYPEAALAMVTHEERANEVMALRSDKHPCVTLALIASMPRVFEAVQDKCITKANCKKDSKSFYIRYSFAFLQCPFMFAKIDEKTGEPIMTSNPIPLPALNTMVTHGRVELLAHPLSQKYLQMKWNSYGKYFHLANLLVYSIFLVFVTIYSSLMMNNIELRSNGNETTNKYCQGSWDELARNLSKDPLAAARLRRDSCVEHINRTNCILFCAVVIVVYILLNSVREFIQIYQQRLHYLVETVNIISWVLQISALVMVAPTFKPGGEITTVHYSAAAIAVFLSWFRLLLFLQRFDQVGIYVVMFLEILQTLIKVLMVFSILIIAFGLAFYILLSKIIDSQPNHLSFSNIPMSLLRTFSMMLGELDFVGTYVTTYYREQLKVPMTSFLILSVFMVLMPILLMNLLIGLAVGDIESVRRNAQLKRLAMQVVLHTELERKLPHVWLQRVDKMELIEYPNDTKCKLGFLDFILRKWFSNPFTDDSAMDAFGFDNNDDLVNAELERQRRKLRDISRMLEQQHQLVRLIVQKMEIKTEADDVDEGISPNELRSVVGLSSAGGNRWNSPRIRNKLRAALSFNKGM; encoded by the exons ATGACGAGCGACACGGAGGCACCCAAAAGGGAGGTGGTCATCAGCTCGTTGCGGTTTCTGATTAACGGTTGGGTGCGCGGCACTGAGCTGACATCGATGGGGCCACTGAATCTGTCCAACAAATGGGCGCGCATCTTGCGGATGTCTTCAGCGCCCAAGATACACGTCGACGAGTTTATGCAG GCAGCCGAGTCGGGCAACTTGGATGATTTTAAGCGTCTCTACATCGCGGATACGACGCGTATAACGCTGAAAGATGGCAAAGGACGCACTGCAGCGCATCAGGCGGCGGCCAGAAATCGTGTCAACATATTGCGCTACATCTGCGATCAGCGAGGAG ACTTCAATGCCAAGGACAATGCGGGCAATACACCACTTCACATTGCTGTCGAATGCGACGCCTACGAAGCATTGGACTATTTGCTCTCCAT TCCTGTGGACACCGGCGTGCTGAATGAAAAGAAACAAGCGCCCGTGCATCTGGCGACGGAGTTGAACAAAGTGAAGTCGTTGCGTGTGATGGGTCAGTATCGGAGTGTTATCGACATACAGCAGGGTGGCGAGCATGGACGCACTGCTCTCCACTTGGCAGCCATCTATGATCACGAGGAGTGTGCTCGTATCCTG ATTACCGAGTTCGATGCATGCCCCCGTAGACCTTGCAACAATGGTTATTATCCCATACACGAGGCGGCTAAAAACGCCAGCTCCAAGACAATGGAGGTCTTTTTCCAG TGGGGCGAGCAACGCGGTTGCACTCGTGAGGAAATGATATCGTTCTACGACTCGGAGGGTAACGTGCCACTGCACTCGGCGGTTCATGGTGGCGACATTAAGGCTGTGGAGCTTTGCCTCAAATCTGGCGCTAAAATATCAACACAGCAACATGATCTCTCGACGCCAGTTCACTTGGCGTGCGCTCAG GGTGCCATTGAAATAGTGAAATTGATGTTTGAGATGCAACCCCTAGAGAAGCGGATTTGCTTGAGCTGCACCGACGTACAGAAGATGACACCTTTGCACTGCGCCTCAATGTTTGATCATCCGGATATTGTTTCTTATTTGGTGAACGAAGGAGCCGAGATCAATGCGCTGGATAAGGAGCATCGTTCGCCACTGCTATTGGCCGCCTCACGTAGTGGCTGGAAGACAG TGCATCTTTTGATTCGACTTGGAGCCAGCATTGATGTGAAGGATGCAGCTGCAAGGAATGTGCTGCACTTTGTCATCATGAATGGCGGTCGCTTAACTGATTTTGCTGAGCATGTGGCCAATTGTCAgacacagcagcagttgcaattgctgctcaATGAGAAGGATGACATGGGCTGTTCGCCTTTGCATTATGCCAGTCGAGATGGTCACATTCGATCGCTGGAGAATCTCATTCGACTGGGCGCTTGTATTAATCTgaagaacaataacaacgagaGTCCATTGCACTTTGCTGCACGTTATGGAAGATACAACACAGTGCGGCAGCTGCTCGACTCCGAGAAGGGTTCGTTCATTATCAATGAGAGCGATGGCGCTGGGATGACTCCGCTACACATTGCTTCGCAGCAAGGACACACACGTGtggtgcagctgctgctcaatCGTGGCGCATTGTTGCATCGCGATCACTCGGGACGGAATCCGCTCCAGCTGGCTGCCATGTCTGGCTACACTGAGACAATTGAGTTGCTGCACTCGGTGCACTCGCATCTGCTCGATCAGGTGGACAAGGATGGG AACACAGCACTTCACTTGGCCACAATGGAAAACAAGCCGCATGCCATCTCTGTGCTCATGTCCATGGGCTGCAAGCTGGTCTACAATGTGCTGGACATGAGTGCCATCGACTATGCCATCTACTACAAGTATCCAGAGGCAGCGTTGGCTATGGTCACGCATGAGGAGCGTGCCAACGAGGTGATGGCACTGCGATCCGACAAGCATCCTTGTGTCACCCTGGCGCTGATTGCATCGATGCCGCGGGTATTTGAGGCAGTGCAGGATAAATGTATAACAAAGGCGAATTGTAAGAAGGATTCGAAAAGTTTCTAC ATTAGATACTCATTTGCATTCTTGCAATGCCCCTTTATGTTTGCTAAGATCGATGAGAAAACCGGAGAGCCAATTATGACATCCAATCCCATTCCATTGCCGGCGCTGAAT ACTATGGTGACCCATGGCAGAGTTGAGTTGCTTGCTCATCCGCTCAGCCAAAAGTATCTGCAAATGAAGTGGAACTCGTATGGCAAATACTTTCATTTGGCCAATCTGCTTGTGTACTCTATCTTTCTGGTCTTTGTCACTATCTATTCCTCGCTGATGATGAACAACATTGAGCTGCGTTCGAATGGCAATGAAACCACCAACAAATACTGTCAGGGCAG CTGGGATGAATTGGCCAGGAACCTTTCAAAGGATCCTCTAGCTGCAGCTCGTTTGCGTCGTGACTCTTGTGTCGAACACATCAATCGCACCAACTGCATTCTCTTCTGTGCCGTCGTCATTGTCGTCTACATTTTGCTCAATTCGGTGCGCGAATTCATACAGATCTATCAGCAGCGTCTGCACTATTTAGTTGAGACAGTCAACATCATCTCTTGGGTGCTCCAAATCTCTGCGCTGGTCATGGTTGCGCCCACCTTTAAGCCAGGTGGCGAGATCACCACGGTTCACTACTCGGCTGCTGCGATCGCTGTCTTTTTGTCCTGGTTCCGCTTGCTGCTCTTTCTGCAACGCTTCGATCAGGTGGGAATCTATGTGGTGATGTTCTTGGAGATTCTGCAGACGCTCATCAAGGTGCTGATGGTATTCTCCATACTGATCATTGCCTTTGGACTGGCGTTCTACATACTGCTCTCGAAG ATAATCGACTCGCAGCCGAATCATTTGTCCTTCTCGAACATACCCATGTCTCTACTGCGTACTTTCTCGATGATGCTGGGTGAGCTGGACTTTGTGGGCACCTATGTGACCACTTACTATCGTGAGCAGCTCAAGGTCCCGATGACATCATTCTTGATACTGA GCGTATTCATGGTCTTAATGCCCATTCTATTGATGAACTTGCTCATCGGTTTGGCCGTTGGTGACATCGAGTCAGTGCGTCGAAATGCCCAGCTGAAGCGTCTGGCCATGCAGGTAGTGCTGCACACGGAGTTGGAGCGCAAGTTGCCACATGTGTGGCTGCAGCGTGTGGACAAAATGGAGCTGATTGAGTATCCCAATGATACAAAGTGTAAACTTGGCTTTTTGGACTTCATACTACGCAAATGGTTCTCAAATCCCTTCACCGATGATT CTGCAATGGATGCGTTTGGCTTTGACAACAACGATGATTTGGTTAATGCAGAGCTGGAGCGACAACGTCGCAAGTTGCGGGACATTAGTCGCATGTTGGAACAGCAGCATCAGTTGGTGCGTCTGATTGTCCAGAAGATGGAGATTAAAACGGAGGCGGATGACGTCGATGAAGGTATCTCGCCCAATGAATTGCGGTCAGTTGTGGGTCTCAGTTCGGCGGGTGGCAATCGTTGGAACTCACcgcgtatacgcaataaatTGCGGGCAGCTTTGAGCTTCAACAAGGGCATGTAA
- the LOC132794394 gene encoding transient receptor potential cation channel subfamily A member 1 isoform X3: MLIQLQICMRTKVCYIFFLKCYSHSSITEFDACPRRPCNNGYYPIHEAAKNASSKTMEVFFQWGEQRGCTREEMISFYDSEGNVPLHSAVHGGDIKAVELCLKSGAKISTQQHDLSTPVHLACAQGAIEIVKLMFEMQPLEKRICLSCTDVQKMTPLHCASMFDHPDIVSYLVNEGAEINALDKEHRSPLLLAASRSGWKTVHLLIRLGASIDVKDAAARNVLHFVIMNGGRLTDFAEHVANCQTQQQLQLLLNEKDDMGCSPLHYASRDGHIRSLENLIRLGACINLKNNNNESPLHFAARYGRYNTVRQLLDSEKGSFIINESDGAGMTPLHIASQQGHTRVVQLLLNRGALLHRDHSGRNPLQLAAMSGYTETIELLHSVHSHLLDQVDKDGNTALHLATMENKPHAISVLMSMGCKLVYNVLDMSAIDYAIYYKYPEAALAMVTHEERANEVMALRSDKHPCVTLALIASMPRVFEAVQDKCITKANCKKDSKSFYIRYSFAFLQCPFMFAKIDEKTGEPIMTSNPIPLPALNIKYSFGPYQKTPKQIEEKRKEFNDPKWRPAPLSVVNTMVTHGRVELLAHPLSQKYLQMKWNSYGKYFHLANLLVYSIFLVFVTIYSSLMMNNIELRSNGNETTNKYCQGSWDELARNLSKDPLAAARLRRDSCVEHINRTNCILFCAVVIVVYILLNSVREFIQIYQQRLHYLVETVNIISWVLQISALVMVAPTFKPGGEITTVHYSAAAIAVFLSWFRLLLFLQRFDQVGIYVVMFLEILQTLIKVLMVFSILIIAFGLAFYILLSKIIDSQPNHLSFSNIPMSLLRTFSMMLGELDFVGTYVTTYYREQLKVPMTSFLILSVFMVLMPILLMNLLIGLAVGDIESVRRNAQLKRLAMQVVLHTELERKLPHVWLQRVDKMELIEYPNDTKCKLGFLDFILRKWFSNPFTDDSAMDAFGFDNNDDLVNAELERQRRKLRDISRMLEQQHQLVRLIVQKMEIKTEADDVDEGISPNELRSVVGLSSAGGNRWNSPRIRNKLRAALSFNKGM; this comes from the exons ATGCTCATTCAACTGCAAATTTGCatgcgcacaaaagtatgctacatatTTTTTCTCAAGTGCTACTCGCATTCCTCT ATTACCGAGTTCGATGCATGCCCCCGTAGACCTTGCAACAATGGTTATTATCCCATACACGAGGCGGCTAAAAACGCCAGCTCCAAGACAATGGAGGTCTTTTTCCAG TGGGGCGAGCAACGCGGTTGCACTCGTGAGGAAATGATATCGTTCTACGACTCGGAGGGTAACGTGCCACTGCACTCGGCGGTTCATGGTGGCGACATTAAGGCTGTGGAGCTTTGCCTCAAATCTGGCGCTAAAATATCAACACAGCAACATGATCTCTCGACGCCAGTTCACTTGGCGTGCGCTCAG GGTGCCATTGAAATAGTGAAATTGATGTTTGAGATGCAACCCCTAGAGAAGCGGATTTGCTTGAGCTGCACCGACGTACAGAAGATGACACCTTTGCACTGCGCCTCAATGTTTGATCATCCGGATATTGTTTCTTATTTGGTGAACGAAGGAGCCGAGATCAATGCGCTGGATAAGGAGCATCGTTCGCCACTGCTATTGGCCGCCTCACGTAGTGGCTGGAAGACAG TGCATCTTTTGATTCGACTTGGAGCCAGCATTGATGTGAAGGATGCAGCTGCAAGGAATGTGCTGCACTTTGTCATCATGAATGGCGGTCGCTTAACTGATTTTGCTGAGCATGTGGCCAATTGTCAgacacagcagcagttgcaattgctgctcaATGAGAAGGATGACATGGGCTGTTCGCCTTTGCATTATGCCAGTCGAGATGGTCACATTCGATCGCTGGAGAATCTCATTCGACTGGGCGCTTGTATTAATCTgaagaacaataacaacgagaGTCCATTGCACTTTGCTGCACGTTATGGAAGATACAACACAGTGCGGCAGCTGCTCGACTCCGAGAAGGGTTCGTTCATTATCAATGAGAGCGATGGCGCTGGGATGACTCCGCTACACATTGCTTCGCAGCAAGGACACACACGTGtggtgcagctgctgctcaatCGTGGCGCATTGTTGCATCGCGATCACTCGGGACGGAATCCGCTCCAGCTGGCTGCCATGTCTGGCTACACTGAGACAATTGAGTTGCTGCACTCGGTGCACTCGCATCTGCTCGATCAGGTGGACAAGGATGGG AACACAGCACTTCACTTGGCCACAATGGAAAACAAGCCGCATGCCATCTCTGTGCTCATGTCCATGGGCTGCAAGCTGGTCTACAATGTGCTGGACATGAGTGCCATCGACTATGCCATCTACTACAAGTATCCAGAGGCAGCGTTGGCTATGGTCACGCATGAGGAGCGTGCCAACGAGGTGATGGCACTGCGATCCGACAAGCATCCTTGTGTCACCCTGGCGCTGATTGCATCGATGCCGCGGGTATTTGAGGCAGTGCAGGATAAATGTATAACAAAGGCGAATTGTAAGAAGGATTCGAAAAGTTTCTAC ATTAGATACTCATTTGCATTCTTGCAATGCCCCTTTATGTTTGCTAAGATCGATGAGAAAACCGGAGAGCCAATTATGACATCCAATCCCATTCCATTGCCGGCGCTGAAT ATCAAGTATTCATTTGGGCCATATCAAAAGACACCCAAGCAAATCGAGGAAAAGCGTAAAGAATTTAACGATCCCAAATGGCGACCGGCGCCATTGTCTGTAGTGAAT ACTATGGTGACCCATGGCAGAGTTGAGTTGCTTGCTCATCCGCTCAGCCAAAAGTATCTGCAAATGAAGTGGAACTCGTATGGCAAATACTTTCATTTGGCCAATCTGCTTGTGTACTCTATCTTTCTGGTCTTTGTCACTATCTATTCCTCGCTGATGATGAACAACATTGAGCTGCGTTCGAATGGCAATGAAACCACCAACAAATACTGTCAGGGCAG CTGGGATGAATTGGCCAGGAACCTTTCAAAGGATCCTCTAGCTGCAGCTCGTTTGCGTCGTGACTCTTGTGTCGAACACATCAATCGCACCAACTGCATTCTCTTCTGTGCCGTCGTCATTGTCGTCTACATTTTGCTCAATTCGGTGCGCGAATTCATACAGATCTATCAGCAGCGTCTGCACTATTTAGTTGAGACAGTCAACATCATCTCTTGGGTGCTCCAAATCTCTGCGCTGGTCATGGTTGCGCCCACCTTTAAGCCAGGTGGCGAGATCACCACGGTTCACTACTCGGCTGCTGCGATCGCTGTCTTTTTGTCCTGGTTCCGCTTGCTGCTCTTTCTGCAACGCTTCGATCAGGTGGGAATCTATGTGGTGATGTTCTTGGAGATTCTGCAGACGCTCATCAAGGTGCTGATGGTATTCTCCATACTGATCATTGCCTTTGGACTGGCGTTCTACATACTGCTCTCGAAG ATAATCGACTCGCAGCCGAATCATTTGTCCTTCTCGAACATACCCATGTCTCTACTGCGTACTTTCTCGATGATGCTGGGTGAGCTGGACTTTGTGGGCACCTATGTGACCACTTACTATCGTGAGCAGCTCAAGGTCCCGATGACATCATTCTTGATACTGA GCGTATTCATGGTCTTAATGCCCATTCTATTGATGAACTTGCTCATCGGTTTGGCCGTTGGTGACATCGAGTCAGTGCGTCGAAATGCCCAGCTGAAGCGTCTGGCCATGCAGGTAGTGCTGCACACGGAGTTGGAGCGCAAGTTGCCACATGTGTGGCTGCAGCGTGTGGACAAAATGGAGCTGATTGAGTATCCCAATGATACAAAGTGTAAACTTGGCTTTTTGGACTTCATACTACGCAAATGGTTCTCAAATCCCTTCACCGATGATT CTGCAATGGATGCGTTTGGCTTTGACAACAACGATGATTTGGTTAATGCAGAGCTGGAGCGACAACGTCGCAAGTTGCGGGACATTAGTCGCATGTTGGAACAGCAGCATCAGTTGGTGCGTCTGATTGTCCAGAAGATGGAGATTAAAACGGAGGCGGATGACGTCGATGAAGGTATCTCGCCCAATGAATTGCGGTCAGTTGTGGGTCTCAGTTCGGCGGGTGGCAATCGTTGGAACTCACcgcgtatacgcaataaatTGCGGGCAGCTTTGAGCTTCAACAAGGGCATGTAA